In Zingiber officinale cultivar Zhangliang chromosome 8B, Zo_v1.1, whole genome shotgun sequence, a single genomic region encodes these proteins:
- the LOC122015121 gene encoding transcription factor MYB3R-3-like isoform X1 — translation MGDGGVMAVEVVKIEKSCVENKQPAAASSLSMSEGSYGLSTMSPSVCSSSRSSPFDRRASGPMRRAKGGWTAQEDETLRRAVEAYKGRCWKKIADFFPNRTEVQCLHRWQKVLNPELIKGPWTQEEDEYIICLVAKYGPSKWSTIAKNLPGRIGKQCRERWHNHLDPTIRKVAWTSEEELALMNAHRMYGNKWAEIAKVLPGRSDNSIKNHWNSSLKKKLDFFLATGKLPLVHKPEILDGLKSISNTGGGDTLLTSRNRSENFTKAFSGSASSSDSGLHPEASKSDDRKNCLQLSLVHGKTETATTVLVNEVNDLNSQCSMQTPMSDGCNGYEHSKELANHGNTRESGQLNDACQLTLLDESPYGLGPLFHKPSQLQDVCHSVVSTPLYNSIRKQLDCSAVSSPKEYQTHPSSKGKEPAQSIESILKDAARSFPNTPSIIRRTKRETEMTLASETSLSHADSVKFLDNSATTGRSRVILEAVESSMTKPGPSASDRSNNSYRDNSFNASPPYRLRSKRTAIIKSMGKHLEFTVDENDCDSNIKPPSSSVHSSKHTSEGNSQNLIGSKKH, via the exons ATGGGAGATGGTGGCGTTATGGCTGTAGAAGTAGTGAAGATTGAGAAGAGTTGTGTGGAGAATAAGCAACCGGCGGCTGCTTCAAGCTTGTCCATGTCTGAGGGAAGTTATGGGTTATCTACGATGTCTCCTTCTGTTTGTAGCTCCTCAAGATCTTCCCCATTCGATAG GAGAGCTAGCGGGCCAATGAGGCGAGCTAAGGGTGGTTGGACAGCACAAGAG GATGAGACATTAAGGAGAGCTGTTGAAGCCTATAAAGGAAGGTGCTGGAAGAAAATAG CTGATTTTTTTCCAAATAGAACAGAAGTTCAATGCCTCCATAGATGGCAAAAGGTTCTAAATCCTGAACTTATTAAGGGTCCGTGGACTCAAGAG GAAGATGAGTATATAATTTGTCTTGTAGCAAAGTATGGGCCATCAAAATGGTCTACCATTGCAAAGAATCTTCCTGGACGAATTGGGAAACAATGTAGGGAGAG ATGGCATAATCATTTGGATCCAACGATAAGAAAGGTTGCTTGGACTTCAGAGGAGGAGCTTGCTCTCATGAATGCCCATCGCATGTATGGAAATAAATGGGCAGAAATTGCAAAGGTCTTACCTGGAAG GAGTGACAACTCAATAAAGAACCACTGGAATAGTTCCTTGAAGAAAAAGTTAGATTTCTTCTTGGCCACTGGGAAGCTTCCACTGGTTCACAAACCTGAAATTCTTGATGGTTTGAAGAGCATATCAAACACAGGTGGTGGAGATACACTTCTGACTTCGAGAAATAGATCAGAGAATTTTACTAAAGCTTTTTCTGGATCAGCCAGTTCCTCAGATTCTGGTCTGCATCCTGAAGCATCTAAATCGGATGACCGAAAGAATTGTCTGCAACTATCATTAGTTCATGGTAAGACAGAAACTGCAACAACTGTGTTGGTAAACGAAGTTAATGATCTAAATTCCCAGTGCAGCATGCAGACTCCTATGTCTGATGGCTGCAATGGATACGAACACAGTAAAGAATTGGCGAATCATGGAAATACTAGGGAGAGTGGCCAACTGAATGATGCATGTCAACTAACATTACTTGATGAATCTCCTTATGGTCTTGGTCCACTCTTTCATAAGCCTTCTCAGCTTCAAGATGTTTGCCATTCTGTTGTTTCTACTCCTTTATACAATTCTATCCGAAAGCAATTAGACTGCTCAGCAGTATCGTCACCAAAAGAATATCAGACACATCCCTCTTCGAAGGGGAAGGAACCAGCGCAAAGTATTGAATCAATATTAAAAGATGCAGCTAGAAGTTTCCCTAACACTCCTTCTATCATTAGGAGGACAAAGAGGGAAACAGAAATGACTCTTGCTTCTGAAACTAGTTTGTCACATGCAGACAGCGTAAAGTTTTTGGATAACTCTGCTACGACTGGGAGGAGCAGAGTAATCTTGGAGGCAGTTGAATCTTCAATGACTAAACCTGGTCCAAGTGCTTCTGACAGAAGCAATAATTCATACCGTGACAACAGTTTCAATGCTTCTCCTCCGTACAGGTTGAGGTCCAAAAGGACTGCAATTATCAAGTCTATGGGTAAACACCTTGAGTTTACAGTTGACGAAAATGATTGCGACAGTAATATCAAGCCCCCAAGCTCTTCTGTGCATTCTTCCAAGCATACAAGTGAGGGAAACAGTCAAAATCTAATTGGATCTAAAAAGCACTAA
- the LOC122015121 gene encoding transcription factor MYB3R-3-like isoform X2 — MGDGGVMAVEVVKIEKSCVENKQPAAASSLSMSEGSYGLSTMSPSVCSSSRSSPFDRRASGPMRRAKGGWTAQEDETLRRAVEAYKGRCWKKIADFFPNRTEVQCLHRWQKVLNPELIKGPWTQEEDEYIICLVAKYGPSKWSTIAKNLPGRIGKQCRERWHNHLDPTIRKVAWTSEEELALMNAHRMYGNKWAEIAKVLPGRSDNSIKNHWNSSLKKKLDFFLATGGGDTLLTSRNRSENFTKAFSGSASSSDSGLHPEASKSDDRKNCLQLSLVHGKTETATTVLVNEVNDLNSQCSMQTPMSDGCNGYEHSKELANHGNTRESGQLNDACQLTLLDESPYGLGPLFHKPSQLQDVCHSVVSTPLYNSIRKQLDCSAVSSPKEYQTHPSSKGKEPAQSIESILKDAARSFPNTPSIIRRTKRETEMTLASETSLSHADSVKFLDNSATTGRSRVILEAVESSMTKPGPSASDRSNNSYRDNSFNASPPYRLRSKRTAIIKSMGKHLEFTVDENDCDSNIKPPSSSVHSSKHTSEGNSQNLIGSKKH, encoded by the exons ATGGGAGATGGTGGCGTTATGGCTGTAGAAGTAGTGAAGATTGAGAAGAGTTGTGTGGAGAATAAGCAACCGGCGGCTGCTTCAAGCTTGTCCATGTCTGAGGGAAGTTATGGGTTATCTACGATGTCTCCTTCTGTTTGTAGCTCCTCAAGATCTTCCCCATTCGATAG GAGAGCTAGCGGGCCAATGAGGCGAGCTAAGGGTGGTTGGACAGCACAAGAG GATGAGACATTAAGGAGAGCTGTTGAAGCCTATAAAGGAAGGTGCTGGAAGAAAATAG CTGATTTTTTTCCAAATAGAACAGAAGTTCAATGCCTCCATAGATGGCAAAAGGTTCTAAATCCTGAACTTATTAAGGGTCCGTGGACTCAAGAG GAAGATGAGTATATAATTTGTCTTGTAGCAAAGTATGGGCCATCAAAATGGTCTACCATTGCAAAGAATCTTCCTGGACGAATTGGGAAACAATGTAGGGAGAG ATGGCATAATCATTTGGATCCAACGATAAGAAAGGTTGCTTGGACTTCAGAGGAGGAGCTTGCTCTCATGAATGCCCATCGCATGTATGGAAATAAATGGGCAGAAATTGCAAAGGTCTTACCTGGAAG GAGTGACAACTCAATAAAGAACCACTGGAATAGTTCCTTGAAGAAAAAGTTAGATTTCTTCTTGGCCACTG GTGGTGGAGATACACTTCTGACTTCGAGAAATAGATCAGAGAATTTTACTAAAGCTTTTTCTGGATCAGCCAGTTCCTCAGATTCTGGTCTGCATCCTGAAGCATCTAAATCGGATGACCGAAAGAATTGTCTGCAACTATCATTAGTTCATGGTAAGACAGAAACTGCAACAACTGTGTTGGTAAACGAAGTTAATGATCTAAATTCCCAGTGCAGCATGCAGACTCCTATGTCTGATGGCTGCAATGGATACGAACACAGTAAAGAATTGGCGAATCATGGAAATACTAGGGAGAGTGGCCAACTGAATGATGCATGTCAACTAACATTACTTGATGAATCTCCTTATGGTCTTGGTCCACTCTTTCATAAGCCTTCTCAGCTTCAAGATGTTTGCCATTCTGTTGTTTCTACTCCTTTATACAATTCTATCCGAAAGCAATTAGACTGCTCAGCAGTATCGTCACCAAAAGAATATCAGACACATCCCTCTTCGAAGGGGAAGGAACCAGCGCAAAGTATTGAATCAATATTAAAAGATGCAGCTAGAAGTTTCCCTAACACTCCTTCTATCATTAGGAGGACAAAGAGGGAAACAGAAATGACTCTTGCTTCTGAAACTAGTTTGTCACATGCAGACAGCGTAAAGTTTTTGGATAACTCTGCTACGACTGGGAGGAGCAGAGTAATCTTGGAGGCAGTTGAATCTTCAATGACTAAACCTGGTCCAAGTGCTTCTGACAGAAGCAATAATTCATACCGTGACAACAGTTTCAATGCTTCTCCTCCGTACAGGTTGAGGTCCAAAAGGACTGCAATTATCAAGTCTATGGGTAAACACCTTGAGTTTACAGTTGACGAAAATGATTGCGACAGTAATATCAAGCCCCCAAGCTCTTCTGTGCATTCTTCCAAGCATACAAGTGAGGGAAACAGTCAAAATCTAATTGGATCTAAAAAGCACTAA